In Pedobacter sp. SL55, the following proteins share a genomic window:
- a CDS encoding response regulator, whose amino-acid sequence MLKLSFKQQLLTGFAVTLIFVLISAGASYLSIKSLNESYAWVDHTQNVAKTAERLEIRLLHSEASLRGFILTEKDSYRAPYDENINKILPMVDELIKLVNDNPEQLKRLDSIKFYAVEKVSDMKQIAAKGIVGNFAAAKQQFLTDKGRVDKIKFLGFTDQFIDVEYHLLKQRQETSTARGTQTISIIIITSLIIFGLVLFLLKYIRQTFDQQKESERQILLANKELEALSAKNEQHNWILSGEAKINETIRGEFEMDDLARNVITAICDLLNYPVGAFYLANRGQKTLKLRGGFAIDNSMQGKAYRFGEGLIGQVALEKKTKILHPVPENYLKITSGLGESRPTHIICLPVLFEDETIAVLEMGLLSAPTAVHLDFLAVVAHDVGVATNSMVAKVKLQALLEKTQQQAEELTSQQEELRVTNEDLMHKTEELQASEEELRVQQEELQQANSELEEKAQLLEEKNISINQAKEAIGLKAEELELSSKYKSEFLANMSHELRTPLNSILILARILKENKQANLSEEQIKYAGVIHNAGSDLLALINDILDLSKIESGNIDLVIEQVRLSTIQSHTKALFSEVANQKEINFEFNLANNLPETIATDQTRLEQIIKNLLSNAFKFTKAKGTITIEAGLARKDQIKQNKSLIDDELDPIYFSVTDTGIGIPKDKLQVIFEAFQQEDGSTSRKYGGTGLGLSISRELANLLGGEIQLTSEVGVGSTFTLFIPQSLGSKKDSKPAVEIEKEAVVTYQERKATTPENTPTPVKSGEGNRLLIVEDDENFAEILKAYAIEKGFEPILAHSGDDGLELAISELPDAIVLDVMLPVMDGWSILKQLKANPATQHIPIHMMSAGDEKASKAKKEGAIGFLKKPVDKEKLDHAFELLSNQYTYDFHNVLVIEDQILQSNELTEQLIKKGAKVSQAYTGAEARQMLTESIFDCIILDLKLPDISGFDLLDEIKSNPETKEVPVIINTAMELDKDKMAHIMRYSQAMVLKSNKSNDRLLDEVSLFMNKLQANAPKQDQAVKINKEPKNYAPTIEKALQNKTILITDDDMRNIFALSSALQDYDIKVIIANNGVEALEKLEAHQEIDLVLMDIMMPEMDGYEAMRQIRAKRQWANLPVIALTAKAMKMDREKCMEAGASDYISKPVDIDKLLFYVKSVA is encoded by the coding sequence ATGCTCAAACTTTCCTTTAAGCAACAATTACTTACAGGCTTTGCTGTTACTTTAATTTTTGTACTTATTTCTGCGGGTGCATCTTATTTAAGTATCAAATCGTTAAACGAAAGCTACGCTTGGGTTGACCATACGCAAAATGTGGCAAAAACAGCCGAAAGATTAGAAATAAGGCTACTCCACAGTGAGGCGTCTTTAAGAGGTTTTATACTTACCGAAAAAGATAGCTACAGAGCACCTTACGATGAAAACATCAACAAAATTTTACCAATGGTAGATGAGTTGATTAAGTTGGTAAATGATAATCCGGAGCAGCTAAAAAGGTTAGACAGCATTAAATTTTATGCAGTTGAAAAGGTTTCTGACATGAAACAAATTGCAGCAAAGGGAATTGTAGGAAATTTTGCTGCCGCTAAACAACAGTTTTTAACAGATAAAGGCAGGGTAGATAAAATCAAATTTTTAGGCTTTACCGATCAATTTATTGATGTAGAATATCATTTATTAAAACAGCGCCAAGAAACTAGCACCGCACGTGGCACGCAAACGATCTCCATCATCATCATTACTTCGCTCATCATTTTTGGGTTAGTCTTATTTCTGCTGAAATATATTCGCCAAACTTTTGATCAGCAGAAAGAGAGCGAAAGACAAATACTGCTTGCCAACAAAGAATTGGAAGCTTTATCGGCCAAAAACGAGCAACATAACTGGATTTTAAGTGGAGAGGCTAAAATAAACGAAACCATAAGGGGCGAGTTTGAAATGGACGACCTCGCAAGAAACGTAATTACGGCAATTTGCGATTTGTTAAACTACCCGGTGGGTGCTTTTTATTTAGCAAACAGAGGTCAAAAAACCTTAAAACTAAGAGGAGGTTTTGCCATTGACAATTCGATGCAAGGCAAAGCATATCGCTTTGGCGAAGGCTTAATTGGGCAGGTAGCATTAGAGAAAAAAACAAAGATCCTTCATCCGGTTCCCGAAAATTATTTAAAAATTACTTCGGGACTGGGAGAAAGTAGACCTACCCATATCATTTGCTTGCCCGTTTTATTTGAGGACGAAACCATTGCTGTTTTAGAAATGGGACTTCTTTCGGCACCTACAGCTGTTCATTTAGATTTCTTGGCTGTAGTAGCACATGATGTTGGGGTGGCCACAAATAGCATGGTTGCCAAAGTTAAGCTACAGGCTTTGCTAGAAAAAACCCAGCAGCAAGCAGAAGAATTGACCAGCCAGCAAGAAGAGCTGAGGGTAACTAACGAAGACCTGATGCACAAAACAGAAGAACTACAGGCATCTGAAGAAGAACTGCGGGTACAACAGGAAGAACTACAGCAGGCCAATTCTGAACTGGAAGAAAAAGCACAGCTGCTAGAAGAGAAAAATATCTCTATTAACCAAGCCAAAGAAGCCATTGGCTTAAAGGCCGAAGAACTAGAGTTAAGTAGCAAGTATAAATCTGAATTTTTGGCCAATATGAGCCACGAGTTGCGTACGCCTTTAAACAGTATCTTGATATTGGCCAGAATTTTAAAAGAAAACAAACAAGCCAATTTATCAGAAGAGCAAATTAAATATGCTGGCGTAATTCACAATGCAGGCTCAGATTTGTTGGCTTTAATTAACGATATCTTAGACCTTTCTAAAATAGAATCTGGCAACATAGATTTGGTAATAGAGCAAGTAAGACTAAGCACCATACAAAGCCATACCAAGGCACTATTTAGCGAAGTTGCCAATCAAAAAGAGATTAATTTTGAATTTAACTTGGCAAACAACCTACCAGAAACCATTGCCACAGACCAAACTCGCTTAGAGCAGATCATCAAAAACCTATTATCCAATGCTTTTAAATTTACTAAAGCAAAAGGAACAATTACCATTGAAGCTGGCTTGGCCAGAAAAGATCAAATTAAGCAGAACAAATCTTTAATTGATGATGAACTAGACCCAATTTATTTTTCGGTTACGGATACCGGAATTGGCATACCAAAAGACAAGCTACAGGTTATTTTCGAAGCTTTTCAGCAAGAAGACGGTTCTACCAGTCGCAAATATGGTGGTACTGGCTTAGGTTTATCTATAAGCAGAGAATTAGCTAATTTACTTGGCGGCGAAATCCAACTAACTAGCGAGGTTGGCGTAGGGAGTACTTTTACGTTGTTTATTCCGCAAAGTTTGGGCAGCAAAAAAGACAGCAAGCCTGCCGTAGAGATTGAAAAAGAAGCTGTAGTTACCTACCAAGAAAGAAAAGCTACTACCCCAGAAAACACGCCTACGCCAGTTAAAAGCGGCGAGGGTAACAGACTGCTTATTGTAGAAGACGACGAGAATTTTGCAGAAATATTAAAAGCCTACGCCATAGAAAAAGGTTTTGAGCCCATTTTAGCGCATAGCGGAGACGATGGCTTAGAACTGGCAATTAGCGAACTGCCCGATGCCATTGTACTGGATGTGATGTTGCCGGTAATGGATGGCTGGAGCATCTTAAAACAGCTTAAAGCCAATCCGGCTACGCAGCACATTCCAATTCACATGATGTCTGCCGGCGATGAAAAAGCGAGTAAAGCCAAAAAAGAAGGCGCTATCGGTTTCCTTAAAAAACCTGTAGACAAAGAAAAATTAGACCATGCTTTTGAGTTGCTTTCTAACCAGTATACTTACGATTTCCATAACGTTTTAGTTATTGAAGACCAAATCTTGCAAAGCAACGAACTTACCGAGCAACTAATTAAAAAAGGAGCCAAAGTTTCGCAAGCTTACACTGGTGCCGAGGCTAGGCAAATGTTAACGGAAAGCATTTTCGACTGTATCATTCTGGATTTGAAACTTCCAGACATTTCTGGTTTCGATTTGTTGGACGAAATTAAATCAAACCCCGAAACCAAAGAAGTTCCGGTAATTATTAATACCGCCATGGAGCTTGATAAGGATAAAATGGCCCACATTATGCGCTACTCGCAAGCCATGGTATTAAAGAGCAACAAATCTAATGATAGGCTGTTAGACGAGGTAAGTTTATTCATGAACAAGCTACAGGCTAATGCCCCTAAACAAGATCAGGCAGTAAAAATTAACAAAGAGCCAAAAAACTATGCGCCAACCATAGAAAAGGCACTACAAAACAAAACCATTTTAATTACTGATGATGACATGCGTAATATTTTTGCGCTATCTTCTGCCCTTCAAGATTACGACATCAAAGTAATTATAGCCAACAACGGTGTAGAAGCGCTAGAAAAATTGGAGGCACACCAAGAGATTGATTTGGTATTGATGGATATTATGATGCCCGAAATGGATGGCTATGAAGCCATGAGACAAATTAGAGCCAAAAGGCAGTGGGCTAACCTGCCCGTAATTGCTCTTACCGCAAAAGCAATGAAAATGGATAGAGAGAAATGTATGGAGGCAGGCGCTAGCGATTATATTTCTAAACCTGTAGATATAGACAAGCTTTTATTCTATGTTAAGAGTGTGGCTTAG
- a CDS encoding Spx/MgsR family RNA polymerase-binding regulatory protein, whose amino-acid sequence MKLYGIPNCNTVKKAQDWLKSNEKEFEFHDFKKKGITAEKLTEWFNTFGWEKVINKAGLTFKKLSKEEQAAINSADTALAYLINNTSAIKRPVAEVNGKPVLLGFKEDEYQVLLAK is encoded by the coding sequence ATGAAACTATACGGCATCCCAAATTGTAATACAGTTAAGAAAGCGCAAGATTGGCTAAAGAGCAACGAAAAGGAATTTGAATTTCATGATTTTAAGAAAAAGGGAATTACTGCCGAAAAGTTAACCGAATGGTTTAATACCTTTGGTTGGGAAAAAGTGATAAATAAGGCAGGTTTAACTTTTAAAAAATTGAGTAAAGAAGAACAAGCCGCTATTAACTCTGCCGATACTGCCCTTGCTTATTTAATAAACAACACTAGCGCAATAAAGCGGCCAGTTGCCGAGGTTAATGGTAAACCTGTTTTGTTAGGTTTTAAAGAAGATGAATACCAAGTTTTATTAGCCAAATAA
- a CDS encoding M1 family metallopeptidase, whose amino-acid sequence MQKTFFKTLAVVLTVLYGQIAFAQEKLTGKYVPEEAFSPLFYTQNGNEYRSASGAPGPKYWQNRVDYNISANLDEATNKVKATITITYKNNSPEKLPYLWLQLDQNSFKSTSRGLAITPAKSRYGAQGEKFMGGYNITNLSVSQKAKAVKFTSLVEDTRMQIRLDQPMAANGDVVVIKMDYVYEIPVLGSDRTGHLTTKNGEIFAVAQWFPRMSVYDDVLGWNTLPYWGAGEFYCEYGDITFDVTVPGNHIVMGSGELLNPQEVFTAEQLKRWNEAKSSDKTVHIRSEAEVTDPKSRPAKDKLTWKFKMTNTRDAAWSSSKAFVLDAARINLPSGKKSLAVSAHPVESNGVDGYGRAVEYVKASIEHYSKMWYEYPYPMAVNVATNIGGMEYPGIVFCGWQAKKGDAWGVIDHEFGHIWFPMIVGSNERKFGWMDEGFNTFINDLSSTEFNNGEYKPRPMNMNAIGKAVIGNPKYENIMLMPDGMAEANIGINLYYKPSWGLHILRDQILGKDRFDFAFRQYINNWAYKHPTPWDFFRTMENAAGEDLSWFWKSWFLNNWKMDQGIADVKAVKNNGTISAYTIKVDNLDKMPMPIILGIKTKSGKTEIVKIAADVWMKNTSWLVNYPTTEEVVEVVLDPQQVLPDSNTENNKWTAN is encoded by the coding sequence ATGCAAAAAACATTTTTTAAAACCTTAGCGGTTGTGCTAACCGTTTTATACGGGCAAATTGCTTTTGCCCAAGAAAAATTAACTGGTAAATATGTGCCCGAAGAGGCTTTTAGCCCCTTGTTTTACACCCAAAACGGTAACGAATATCGTTCTGCCAGTGGTGCGCCAGGTCCAAAATATTGGCAAAATAGGGTAGATTATAACATTAGTGCAAATTTAGACGAAGCTACCAACAAAGTTAAGGCTACCATTACCATCACTTACAAAAACAACAGTCCAGAGAAATTACCATACTTATGGTTGCAATTAGATCAAAATTCTTTTAAGTCTACTTCTCGTGGCTTGGCTATTACACCAGCTAAAAGTAGGTACGGTGCGCAGGGCGAAAAATTTATGGGCGGTTACAACATTACCAACCTGTCTGTTTCGCAAAAAGCTAAGGCGGTAAAATTTACATCGTTGGTAGAAGATACCCGTATGCAAATCCGTTTAGACCAGCCTATGGCAGCCAATGGCGATGTGGTAGTTATTAAGATGGATTATGTTTACGAAATTCCGGTACTAGGATCAGACAGAACAGGGCACTTGACAACCAAAAACGGCGAAATTTTTGCAGTGGCACAGTGGTTTCCACGCATGAGTGTTTACGATGATGTTTTAGGATGGAATACTTTGCCTTATTGGGGCGCTGGCGAGTTCTACTGTGAGTATGGCGATATTACCTTTGATGTTACCGTACCCGGAAATCACATTGTAATGGGGTCTGGAGAATTATTGAACCCGCAAGAAGTGTTTACCGCAGAACAACTGAAACGTTGGAACGAAGCAAAAAGCAGCGACAAAACGGTACACATCAGATCAGAGGCTGAAGTAACTGATCCAAAATCTCGCCCTGCAAAAGATAAATTAACTTGGAAGTTTAAAATGACCAACACCCGTGATGCGGCTTGGTCTTCATCAAAAGCATTTGTATTAGATGCTGCACGTATCAATTTGCCGAGCGGAAAAAAATCTTTAGCTGTTTCTGCCCATCCGGTAGAGAGTAATGGCGTAGATGGCTATGGAAGAGCGGTAGAGTATGTAAAAGCTTCTATAGAGCACTACTCTAAAATGTGGTACGAATATCCTTACCCAATGGCCGTAAATGTGGCTACTAATATTGGTGGTATGGAATATCCTGGTATTGTATTTTGTGGTTGGCAAGCTAAAAAAGGCGATGCGTGGGGCGTAATAGACCACGAGTTTGGCCACATTTGGTTCCCAATGATTGTGGGCTCTAACGAACGCAAGTTCGGTTGGATGGACGAAGGCTTCAATACCTTCATCAACGATTTATCGAGCACCGAATTTAACAACGGCGAGTACAAGCCACGTCCAATGAACATGAATGCCATAGGTAAAGCGGTAATTGGTAATCCGAAATATGAAAACATCATGTTAATGCCTGATGGAATGGCCGAGGCAAACATTGGGATTAACTTATACTATAAACCAAGTTGGGGGCTACACATTTTAAGAGACCAAATTTTAGGCAAAGATCGTTTTGATTTTGCATTTAGACAGTATATCAACAACTGGGCTTACAAGCATCCAACACCTTGGGATTTTTTCCGTACCATGGAAAATGCAGCTGGAGAAGATTTAAGCTGGTTCTGGAAAAGTTGGTTCTTAAACAACTGGAAAATGGACCAAGGTATTGCCGATGTAAAAGCAGTTAAAAACAATGGTACTATTTCGGCTTACACCATTAAGGTAGATAATTTAGATAAAATGCCAATGCCAATCATCTTGGGCATCAAAACAAAAAGCGGTAAAACAGAAATCGTAAAAATAGCTGCAGATGTTTGGATGAAAAATACCAGTTGGTTGGTTAATTACCCAACAACAGAAGAAGTGGTAGAAGTGGTGTTAGATCCGCAGCAAGTATTGCCAGATAGCAATACAGAGAACAATAAATGGACTGCTAATTAG